In a single window of the Gossypium hirsutum isolate 1008001.06 chromosome D02, Gossypium_hirsutum_v2.1, whole genome shotgun sequence genome:
- the LOC107948812 gene encoding transcription factor MYB124 isoform X1 — protein MQETKKKNGGNEDSKKKERHIVTWNQEEDDILREQISLHGTQNWAIIASKFKDKTTRQCRRRWYTYLNSDFKKGGWSPEEDMLLCEAQKIFGNRWTEIAKVVSGRTDNAVKNRFSTLCKKRAKYEALAKENSNSCINPNNKRILLQNGFNTDGTTDSAAPVKRMRRSHIPDLTESCNFGDRAHRVSGTIINQQLRHPFAVLGQNLHNANNLVQPQVNKVKDVSDDAQSYRTQGTFLKKDDPKITALMQQAELLSSLALKVNTDGTEESLENAWKVLQEFLNQSKENDTFRYTISDIDFQIEDFKDLLEDLRSSNEGSQQSWRQPDLYEVSPSSSEYSTGSTIMPHPAGERGEKTRDKIDELHPDILSNHIGEQNCSTKEEARALSSANKNHGEMISSSDDQTNIIVASTSSSAEFSSPVQVTPLFRSLAAGIPSPKFSESERNFLLKTLGMESPSPNPANNLSQPPPCKRALLHSL, from the exons atgCAGGAAACAAAGAAGAAGAATGGTGGCAATGAAGATTCCAAGAAGAAGGAGCGTCATATAGTGACGTGGAATCAagag GAAGATGATATACTTCGAGAACAAATCAGTTTACATGGGACTCAAAA CTGGGCGATCATTGCCTCTAAATTCAAGGATAAAACCACAAGGCAGTGCAGAAGAAG ATGGTACACATACTTGAATTCTGATTTCAAGAAAGGAGGATGGTCACCAGAGGAAGATATGCTTTTATGTGag GCTCAAAAAATATTTGGCAATAGATGGACAGAAATAGCAAAGGTGGTTTCAGGCAG AACTGATAATGCTGTTAAAAATCGTTTCTCCACACTGTGCAAGAAGAGAGCCAAATATGAAGCTTTGGCCAAAGAGAATAGTAATTCATGTATAAATCCTAATAACAAAAGAATTTTACTCCAAAATGGGTTCAATACAGATGGAACAACTGATAGTGCTGCCCCTGTTAAGAGAATGAG GAGATCCCACATTCCTGATCTCACTGAAAGTTGCAACTTTGGAGATAGAGCACATAGAGTATCTGGAACAATCATCAATCAGCAGCTAAGACACCCATTTGCTGTATTGGGTCAAAATCTCCACAATGCTAATAACTTGGTGCAACCTCAGGTCAACAAGGTTAAGGATGTCTCCGATGATG CTCAGAGTTATAGAACTCAAGGAACATTTCTCAAAAAGGATGATCCTAAGATAACTGCTTTGATGCAGCAAGCGGAGCTACTCAGCTCACTTGCATTGAAGGTTAACACAGACGGTACAGAAGAGAGTCTGGAAAATGCTTGGAAG GTCCTTCAAGAGTTTTTGAATCAGAGTAAAGAAAATGACACCTTCAGATATACAATCTCTGATATTGATTTTCAAATTGAAGATTTCAAAGACTTGCTTGAGGATTTAAGGAGTAGTAATGAGGGAAGTCAACAATCTTGGAG GCAACCTGATCTCTATGAGGTGTCTCCTTCCAGTTCTGAATACAGCACAGGGTCAACAATTATGCCTCATCCAGCTGGGGAACGAGGAGAAAAGACTCGGGATAAAATAGATGAACTGCACCCGGATATATTGTCAAATCATATTGGAGAGCAGAATTGCAGTACCAAGGAGGAAGCAAGGGCTCTTTCCAGTGCAAACAAAAATCATG GCGAGATGATATCATCGTCTGATGACCAAACGAACATTATCGTTGCTTCTACCTCATCAAGCGCAGAGTTCAGTTCCCCAGTCCAAGTTACCCCACTTTTCAGATCTCTAGCAGCTGGAATTCCCAGCCCAAAATTTTCAGAAAGT GAAAGGAACTTCCTACTTAAGACACTTGGCATGGAGTCCCCTTCTCCCAATCCAGCAAATAATCTTTCACAACCACCACCTTGCAAACGAGCCCTCCTCCATAGTCTATAA
- the LOC107948812 gene encoding transcription factor MYB88 isoform X2, with protein sequence MDRNSKGGFRTDNAVKNRFSTLCKKRAKYEALAKENSNSCINPNNKRILLQNGFNTDGTTDSAAPVKRMRRSHIPDLTESCNFGDRAHRVSGTIINQQLRHPFAVLGQNLHNANNLVQPQVNKVKDVSDDAQSYRTQGTFLKKDDPKITALMQQAELLSSLALKVNTDGTEESLENAWKVLQEFLNQSKENDTFRYTISDIDFQIEDFKDLLEDLRSSNEGSQQSWRQPDLYEVSPSSSEYSTGSTIMPHPAGERGEKTRDKIDELHPDILSNHIGEQNCSTKEEARALSSANKNHGEMISSSDDQTNIIVASTSSSAEFSSPVQVTPLFRSLAAGIPSPKFSESERNFLLKTLGMESPSPNPANNLSQPPPCKRALLHSL encoded by the exons ATGGACAGAAATAGCAAAGGTGGTTTCAG AACTGATAATGCTGTTAAAAATCGTTTCTCCACACTGTGCAAGAAGAGAGCCAAATATGAAGCTTTGGCCAAAGAGAATAGTAATTCATGTATAAATCCTAATAACAAAAGAATTTTACTCCAAAATGGGTTCAATACAGATGGAACAACTGATAGTGCTGCCCCTGTTAAGAGAATGAG GAGATCCCACATTCCTGATCTCACTGAAAGTTGCAACTTTGGAGATAGAGCACATAGAGTATCTGGAACAATCATCAATCAGCAGCTAAGACACCCATTTGCTGTATTGGGTCAAAATCTCCACAATGCTAATAACTTGGTGCAACCTCAGGTCAACAAGGTTAAGGATGTCTCCGATGATG CTCAGAGTTATAGAACTCAAGGAACATTTCTCAAAAAGGATGATCCTAAGATAACTGCTTTGATGCAGCAAGCGGAGCTACTCAGCTCACTTGCATTGAAGGTTAACACAGACGGTACAGAAGAGAGTCTGGAAAATGCTTGGAAG GTCCTTCAAGAGTTTTTGAATCAGAGTAAAGAAAATGACACCTTCAGATATACAATCTCTGATATTGATTTTCAAATTGAAGATTTCAAAGACTTGCTTGAGGATTTAAGGAGTAGTAATGAGGGAAGTCAACAATCTTGGAG GCAACCTGATCTCTATGAGGTGTCTCCTTCCAGTTCTGAATACAGCACAGGGTCAACAATTATGCCTCATCCAGCTGGGGAACGAGGAGAAAAGACTCGGGATAAAATAGATGAACTGCACCCGGATATATTGTCAAATCATATTGGAGAGCAGAATTGCAGTACCAAGGAGGAAGCAAGGGCTCTTTCCAGTGCAAACAAAAATCATG GCGAGATGATATCATCGTCTGATGACCAAACGAACATTATCGTTGCTTCTACCTCATCAAGCGCAGAGTTCAGTTCCCCAGTCCAAGTTACCCCACTTTTCAGATCTCTAGCAGCTGGAATTCCCAGCCCAAAATTTTCAGAAAGT GAAAGGAACTTCCTACTTAAGACACTTGGCATGGAGTCCCCTTCTCCCAATCCAGCAAATAATCTTTCACAACCACCACCTTGCAAACGAGCCCTCCTCCATAGTCTATAA